From Pseudomonas vanderleydeniana, the proteins below share one genomic window:
- a CDS encoding Lrp/AsnC family transcriptional regulator, whose protein sequence is MQKNNLDEMDRRILRVLSKDGRASLQDIGKQVGLSSSPCWQRIKRMEDAGVIQGYQARIDMTELGYRDGLIVMVTLEHHSDEQLDKFEQALADIPEVIEAYLVSGEYDYFLRLAVKDTRDYERLLREKLYKIPGLRHSVSSFVLRQLKAASVPL, encoded by the coding sequence ATGCAAAAAAACAATCTTGATGAGATGGACCGGCGGATTTTGCGGGTCCTCAGCAAGGACGGCAGGGCCAGCCTGCAGGACATCGGCAAGCAGGTCGGCCTGTCATCGAGCCCCTGCTGGCAGCGGATCAAGCGGATGGAAGACGCCGGCGTGATCCAGGGCTACCAGGCGCGCATCGACATGACGGAACTGGGCTACCGCGATGGGCTGATCGTCATGGTCACGCTGGAGCACCACAGCGACGAGCAACTGGACAAGTTCGAGCAGGCACTGGCCGACATTCCCGAGGTCATCGAGGCGTACCTGGTATCAGGGGAGTACGACTACTTCCTACGCCTGGCAGTGAAGGACACCCGCGATTATGAGCGGCTGCTACGGGAGAAGCTCTACAAGATTCCAGGGCTGCGGCATTCGGTGTCGAGTTTTGTGCTGCGGCAGTTGAAGGCGGCGAGTGTGCCGCTTTAA
- the smc gene encoding chromosome segregation protein SMC, whose protein sequence is MRLKCIKLAGFKSFVDPTTVTFPSNMAAVVGPNGCGKSNIIDAVRWVMGESSAKNLRGESMTDVIFNGSTSRKPVSQASIELVFDNSDGTLVGEYAAYAEISIRRKVTRDSQNSYFLNGTKCRRKDITDIFLGTGLGPRSYSIIEQGMISKLIEAKPEDLRNFIEEAAGISKYKERRRETESRIRRTHENLARLTDLREELERQLERLHRQAQAAEKYQEYKAEERQLKAQLSALRWQALNDQVGQRESVIGNQEISFEALVAEQRNADASIERLRDGHHELSERFNQVQGRFYSVGGDIARVEQSIQHGQQRLRQLQDDLREAERSRLETESHLGHDRTLLATLGEELAMLEPEQELTTAAAEEAAAVLEQSEATMHGWQEQWDGFNLRSSEPRRQAEVQQSRIQQLEASLERLAERQRRLVEERALLAADPEDEAILELTEQLAESEQTLEDLQASEEGQVERLEQLRQDLHKTTQEQQQAQGDLQRLVGRLASLEALQQAALDPGTGTAEWLRDQQLAERPRLAQGLKVQPGWELAVETVLGADLQAVLVDNFAGLDLGGFQQGDLRLLTPTAEGTRIAGSLLEKVEADIDLSPWLGQVKPVDSLEQALALRGQLAVGESLISRDGYWVGRHFLRVRRASEAESGVLARGQEIEQLGLDREALEETLAALETRLQTLRATQRQQETGREHLRRLLQDEARQQGELKAKLSAARAKVEQLQLRRTRLDEEVEELVAQRAQEHEDIGEARLQLQEALDTMAVDAEQRELLLAERDSLRERLDRVRQEARQHKDHAHQLAVRLGSLKAQHDSTRQALERLELQSERLTEKREQLSLNLEEGEAPLEELRLKLEELLDRRMSVDVELKTAQLALEDADRELRDAEKRRSQAEQQAQLIRGQLEQQRMEWQALTVRRKALQDQLLEDGYDLHGVLATLVAGASEKEAEEELERIAGRIQRLGAINLAAIDEYRQQSERKRYLDAQDADLVEALETLENVIRKIDKETRNRFKDTFDQVNGGLQALFPKVFGGGSAYLDLTGDDLLDTGVTIMARPPGKKNSTIHLLSGGEKALTALALVFSIFKLNPAPFCMLDEVDAPLDDANVGRYARLVKEMSESVQFIYITHNKIAMEMADQLMGVTMHEPGCSRLVAVDVEEAMAMVDA, encoded by the coding sequence GTGCGGCTCAAGTGCATCAAGTTGGCGGGGTTCAAATCCTTCGTCGACCCGACCACGGTGACCTTCCCCAGCAACATGGCGGCCGTGGTCGGCCCCAACGGTTGCGGCAAGTCGAACATCATCGACGCCGTCCGTTGGGTGATGGGCGAGAGCTCGGCGAAGAACCTGCGCGGCGAGTCGATGACCGACGTCATCTTCAACGGCTCCACCAGCCGCAAGCCGGTCAGCCAGGCGAGCATCGAACTGGTGTTCGACAACTCCGACGGCACCCTGGTCGGCGAGTACGCGGCCTATGCGGAAATCTCCATTCGCCGCAAGGTGACCCGCGACAGCCAGAACAGCTATTTCCTCAACGGCACCAAGTGCCGCCGCAAGGACATCACCGACATCTTCCTCGGCACGGGCCTCGGTCCGCGCAGCTACTCGATCATCGAGCAGGGGATGATCTCCAAGCTGATCGAGGCCAAGCCGGAAGACCTGCGCAATTTCATCGAGGAAGCCGCGGGGATCTCCAAGTACAAGGAGCGCCGGCGTGAGACGGAAAGCCGTATCCGCCGCACCCACGAGAACCTGGCGCGCCTGACCGACCTGCGCGAGGAACTCGAGCGCCAGCTCGAGCGCTTGCACCGCCAGGCCCAGGCCGCCGAGAAATACCAGGAATACAAGGCCGAGGAGCGCCAGCTCAAGGCACAGCTGTCGGCCTTGCGCTGGCAGGCGCTGAACGATCAGGTCGGCCAGCGCGAGTCGGTCATCGGCAACCAGGAAATCAGCTTCGAAGCCTTGGTGGCCGAGCAGCGCAACGCCGATGCGAGCATCGAGCGCCTGCGTGATGGTCACCATGAATTGTCGGAACGTTTCAACCAGGTGCAGGGGCGGTTCTACTCGGTGGGTGGCGATATCGCCCGGGTCGAACAGAGCATCCAGCACGGCCAGCAGCGCCTGCGCCAGTTGCAGGACGACCTGCGCGAGGCCGAACGTTCGCGGCTGGAAACCGAGTCGCACCTGGGGCATGACCGCACCCTGCTGGCGACCCTTGGTGAAGAGTTGGCGATGCTCGAGCCCGAGCAGGAGCTGACCACCGCCGCCGCCGAAGAGGCGGCCGCCGTGTTGGAGCAATCCGAGGCCACCATGCATGGCTGGCAGGAGCAGTGGGACGGTTTCAACCTGCGCTCGTCCGAGCCGCGACGCCAGGCGGAAGTCCAGCAGTCGCGCATCCAGCAGTTGGAGGCCAGCCTGGAACGCCTGGCCGAGCGCCAGCGGCGCCTGGTCGAAGAGCGCGCCTTGCTCGCCGCCGACCCGGAAGACGAGGCGATTCTCGAACTGACCGAGCAACTGGCCGAGAGCGAACAGACCCTGGAAGACCTGCAGGCCAGCGAAGAAGGCCAGGTCGAGCGCCTGGAGCAACTGCGCCAGGACCTGCACAAGACCACCCAGGAGCAGCAACAGGCCCAGGGCGACCTGCAACGGCTGGTCGGCCGTCTCGCCTCCCTTGAGGCCTTGCAGCAGGCGGCGCTGGATCCGGGGACCGGCACCGCCGAATGGCTGCGTGATCAACAACTCGCCGAGCGTCCACGCCTGGCGCAGGGCCTGAAGGTCCAGCCCGGTTGGGAACTGGCGGTGGAAACCGTACTCGGCGCCGACCTGCAGGCGGTGCTGGTGGACAACTTCGCCGGGCTTGACCTCGGTGGTTTCCAGCAGGGCGACCTGCGCCTGCTGACCCCGACAGCGGAGGGCACGCGGATCGCCGGCAGCCTGCTGGAAAAGGTCGAGGCGGATATCGATCTGTCGCCGTGGCTGGGCCAGGTCAAACCGGTCGACAGCCTGGAGCAGGCCTTGGCCCTGCGGGGTCAATTGGCGGTGGGCGAAAGCCTGATCAGTCGTGATGGCTACTGGGTCGGTCGGCACTTCCTGCGGGTGCGTCGCGCCAGTGAAGCCGAAAGCGGCGTGCTCGCCCGTGGACAGGAAATCGAGCAGCTGGGCCTGGATCGCGAAGCGCTGGAGGAAACCCTGGCCGCTCTCGAAACCAGGCTGCAAACCCTGCGTGCCACCCAGCGCCAGCAGGAAACCGGGCGTGAACATTTGCGCCGGCTGCTGCAGGACGAAGCCCGCCAGCAGGGTGAACTGAAAGCCAAGCTGTCTGCCGCCAGGGCCAAGGTCGAGCAGTTGCAACTGCGTCGTACCCGGCTCGATGAGGAGGTCGAAGAACTGGTCGCCCAGCGCGCGCAGGAGCATGAAGACATCGGCGAAGCCCGCCTGCAACTGCAGGAAGCGCTCGATACGATGGCGGTGGATGCCGAGCAGCGCGAGCTGCTGCTGGCTGAGCGTGACAGCCTGCGCGAGCGCCTCGACCGGGTGCGCCAGGAAGCTCGCCAGCACAAGGATCATGCGCACCAGCTGGCGGTCCGCCTGGGTTCGCTGAAGGCCCAGCACGACTCCACCCGCCAGGCCCTGGAACGCCTGGAGTTGCAATCGGAGCGCCTGACGGAAAAACGCGAGCAACTGAGCCTGAACCTGGAGGAGGGCGAAGCCCCGCTCGAGGAATTGCGCCTCAAGCTCGAGGAGTTGCTCGACCGGCGCATGAGCGTCGATGTCGAACTCAAGACCGCGCAGCTCGCCCTGGAAGATGCCGACCGCGAACTGCGCGATGCCGAGAAGCGCCGCAGCCAGGCCGAGCAGCAGGCCCAGCTGATCCGTGGCCAGCTCGAACAGCAGCGCATGGAATGGCAGGCCCTGACGGTGCGCCGCAAGGCCCTGCAGGATCAGTTGCTGGAAGACGGCTACGACCTGCACGGCGTGCTCGCCACCCTGGTCGCCGGGGCCAGCGAGAAGGAGGCCGAGGAAGAGCTCGAGCGCATTGCCGGGCGCATCCAGCGCCTGGGGGCGATCAACCTCGCGGCCATCGACGAATATCGGCAACAATCGGAGCGTAAACGTTATCTGGATGCGCAGGACGCCGACCTGGTCGAAGCCCTGGAGACCCTGGAAAACGTCATCCGCAAGATCGACAAGGAAACCCGCAACCGCTTCAAGGACACCTTCGACCAGGTCAACGGTGGCCTACAAGCTTTGTTTCCAAAAGTGTTCGGTGGCGGCAGTGCCTACCTGGATCTGACCGGCGATGACCTGCTCGACACCGGCGTGACCATCATGGCGCGCCCCCCGGGGAAAAAGAACAGCACCATTCATTTGCTGTCCGGTGGCGAGAAGGCTTTGACGGCCTTGGCCCTGGTGTTCTCCATCTTCAAGTTGAACCCGGCACCGTTCTGTATGCTCGACGAAGTTGACGCACCGCTGGATGACGCTAACGTTGGACGTTATGCCCGACTGGTCAAGGAAATGTCCGAGTCGGTTCAATTCATCTATATCACCCACAACAAGATCGCCATGGAAATGGCTGATCAACTGATGGGTGTCACGATGCACGAACCTGGCTGTTCGCGGTTGGTGGCGGTGGATGTCGAGGAAGCGATGGCCATGGTCGACGCCTGA
- a CDS encoding DUF6124 family protein: MFKITPNPPTEDLSSPAGQCAVDRAVVHYELSSLVDRHPRLESPNPEDALAQIHEILQSASATAYECADRLQGTTRKLALAVVHLVDLAQTHVDELLDAKQITT; this comes from the coding sequence ATGTTCAAGATCACCCCCAATCCCCCAACCGAAGACCTGTCATCCCCCGCCGGCCAATGCGCCGTCGACCGAGCGGTCGTTCACTACGAACTCTCTTCCCTGGTCGATCGTCACCCACGACTCGAATCGCCGAATCCCGAAGACGCCCTAGCCCAGATCCACGAAATCCTCCAGTCGGCTTCCGCGACCGCTTATGAATGCGCGGACCGCCTGCAAGGCACCACCCGCAAACTGGCCCTGGCCGTCGTCCATCTGGTGGACCTGGCCCAGACCCATGTCGACGAGCTTCTGGATGCAAAACAGATAACCACCTGA
- the zipA gene encoding cell division protein ZipA has translation MEIGLREWLIVIGIIVIAGILFDGWRRMRGGKGKLKFRLDRSLSNLPDDDSNPELLGPARVLETQKEPELDEHDLPSVSMPAREPREKPSKRGKRASEPTQGDLNLDLDEEGPSFSSRDDDFVDDHKPAPRQDKDRQDKDQPAAEEVLVISVISRDPNGFKGPALLQNILESGLRFGEMDIFHRHESMAGNGEVLFSMANAVKPGVFDLDDIDHFSTPAVSFFLGLPGPRYPKQAFDVMVAAARKLSQELNGELKDDQRSVLTAQTIEHYRQRIVEFERRALTQKR, from the coding sequence ATGGAAATCGGTCTGCGCGAGTGGCTGATCGTCATCGGCATCATTGTCATCGCCGGTATTCTTTTTGATGGCTGGCGCCGGATGCGCGGTGGCAAGGGCAAGCTCAAGTTTCGTCTGGACCGCAGTCTTTCGAATCTGCCGGATGACGATAGCAACCCCGAACTGCTGGGTCCGGCCCGCGTGCTGGAAACCCAGAAGGAACCCGAACTGGATGAGCATGACCTGCCATCGGTGAGCATGCCGGCGCGTGAACCACGGGAAAAACCGTCCAAGCGTGGCAAGCGTGCGAGCGAGCCGACCCAGGGCGACCTGAACCTTGACCTGGACGAGGAAGGCCCGAGCTTCAGCAGCCGTGATGACGACTTCGTCGATGACCACAAGCCGGCCCCGCGCCAGGACAAGGATCGTCAGGACAAGGACCAGCCCGCAGCCGAGGAAGTGCTGGTGATCAGCGTGATCAGCCGCGACCCGAATGGCTTCAAGGGCCCGGCGCTGCTGCAGAACATCCTCGAAAGCGGCCTGCGCTTCGGCGAGATGGACATCTTCCACCGCCACGAAAGCATGGCCGGCAACGGCGAGGTGCTGTTCTCCATGGCCAACGCGGTCAAGCCGGGCGTGTTCGACCTCGACGACATCGACCACTTCAGCACGCCGGCGGTGAGCTTCTTCCTCGGCCTGCCAGGCCCGCGTTATCCGAAGCAGGCTTTCGACGTGATGGTTGCTGCGGCGCGCAAGCTGTCCCAGGAGCTCAATGGCGAGCTCAAGGACGACCAGCGCAGCGTGCTGACCGCCCAGACCATCGAGCACTACCGCCAGCGCATCGTCGAATTCGAACGTCGCGCGCTGACCCAGAAGCGCTGA
- the ligA gene encoding NAD-dependent DNA ligase LigA produces MTAAQTRILELRAELDQHNYRYHVLDEPSIPDAEYDRLYHELKALEAEHPELVTADSPTQRVGSAALTAFTQVRHEIPMLSLGNAFEEVDMREFDRRVNEGLDLPTADLFGGGAAVEYSCEPKLDGLAVSLLYQDGLLVRGATRGDGTTGEDISVNVRTVRNIPLKLQGTGWPATLEVRGEVFMSKAGFERLNAAQAEAGGKTFANPRNAAAGSLRQLDSKITASRPLEFCCYGLGQVSQDIADSHIGNLQQLKAWGMPISHELKLAKGIDQCLDYYRAIGERRNALPYEIDGVVFKVNSLASQRELGFRAREPRWAIAHKFPAMEELTELLDVEFQVGRTGAVTPVARLKPVKVAGVTVSNATLHNMDEVARLGLMIGDTVIIRRAGDVIPQVVQVVTERRPENARAVQIPESCPVCGSHVERTQLIKRSKGRETISEGAVYRCVGRLACGAQLKQAIIHFVSRRAMDIEGLGDKTIEQLVDENLIASPADLYTLKREDIVDLEGFAELSTSNLLQAIADSKQPSLARFIYALGIPDVGEETAKVLARSLGSLERVMQALPSVLTYLPDIGLEVAHEIHSFFEDEHNRSVIGQLLERGLVLQDQGELGAEFAASTTLGGLIAKLDISSVGPTAAEKLAAKFGSVEGIINADWLDLRQALNEKPAKAVREFFDVPGNAERALAVEAQLRDFGMHWQSEKKAVEGLPLTGQTWVLTGSLELMSRDVAKDKLESLGAKVAGSVSAKTHCVVAGPGAGSKLTKANELGLKVLDEEAFVGFLKTHGIEA; encoded by the coding sequence ATGACCGCCGCCCAGACCCGTATTCTAGAGCTGCGTGCTGAACTGGATCAGCACAACTACCGCTACCACGTGCTCGACGAACCGAGCATTCCGGACGCCGAATACGACCGCCTGTACCACGAGCTCAAGGCCCTGGAAGCCGAACACCCGGAACTGGTCACCGCCGACTCGCCGACCCAGCGTGTCGGCAGCGCGGCGCTGACGGCGTTCACCCAGGTCCGCCATGAAATCCCGATGCTGAGCCTGGGCAACGCCTTCGAAGAAGTCGACATGCGCGAGTTCGATCGCCGGGTCAACGAAGGCCTCGACCTGCCGACCGCTGATCTGTTCGGGGGCGGTGCGGCCGTCGAGTACAGCTGCGAGCCGAAACTCGATGGCCTGGCGGTCAGCCTGCTGTACCAGGACGGCCTGCTGGTGCGCGGCGCCACCCGTGGCGACGGCACCACCGGCGAAGACATCAGCGTCAACGTGCGCACCGTGCGCAACATTCCGCTCAAACTGCAAGGCACTGGCTGGCCGGCGACCCTCGAAGTGCGTGGCGAAGTGTTCATGTCCAAGGCCGGCTTCGAACGCCTCAACGCCGCGCAGGCGGAGGCGGGTGGCAAGACCTTCGCCAACCCGCGCAACGCCGCCGCGGGCAGCCTGCGCCAGCTCGATTCGAAGATCACTGCCAGCCGTCCACTGGAGTTCTGCTGCTACGGCCTGGGTCAGGTGTCGCAGGATATTGCCGACAGCCACATCGGCAACCTGCAGCAGCTCAAGGCCTGGGGCATGCCGATCAGCCATGAACTGAAACTGGCCAAGGGTATCGACCAATGCCTGGACTACTACCGCGCCATCGGCGAGCGCCGCAACGCGCTGCCCTATGAAATCGACGGCGTGGTGTTCAAGGTCAACAGCCTGGCGTCCCAGCGCGAGCTGGGCTTCCGTGCCCGTGAGCCGCGCTGGGCGATCGCCCACAAGTTCCCGGCGATGGAAGAACTCACCGAGCTGCTCGACGTCGAGTTCCAGGTCGGCCGTACCGGTGCGGTCACCCCGGTGGCTCGCCTGAAGCCGGTCAAGGTCGCCGGCGTCACGGTCTCCAACGCCACGCTGCACAACATGGACGAAGTGGCGCGCCTGGGCCTGATGATCGGTGACACTGTGATCATCCGCCGAGCCGGCGACGTGATTCCACAGGTGGTCCAGGTGGTCACCGAGCGCCGCCCGGAAAACGCCCGTGCGGTGCAGATTCCCGAGAGCTGCCCGGTGTGTGGTTCCCATGTCGAGCGCACCCAATTGATAAAGCGCAGCAAGGGCCGCGAGACCATCAGCGAAGGCGCGGTGTACCGCTGCGTCGGCCGCCTGGCCTGCGGCGCGCAACTCAAGCAGGCGATCATCCACTTCGTCTCCCGTCGGGCGATGGACATCGAGGGCCTGGGCGACAAGACCATCGAGCAGTTGGTGGATGAAAACCTGATCGCGTCGCCAGCCGACCTCTACACCCTCAAGCGCGAAGATATCGTCGACCTCGAAGGTTTCGCCGAACTGTCGACCAGCAACCTGCTGCAGGCCATCGCCGACAGCAAGCAGCCAAGCCTGGCGCGCTTCATCTACGCCCTGGGCATCCCGGATGTGGGCGAGGAGACCGCCAAGGTCCTGGCCCGCTCGCTGGGCTCGCTGGAGCGCGTCATGCAGGCGTTGCCCTCGGTGCTGACCTACCTGCCGGACATCGGCCTGGAAGTGGCCCACGAGATCCACAGCTTCTTCGAGGACGAGCACAACCGCAGCGTCATCGGCCAACTGCTCGAACGTGGCCTGGTGCTGCAGGACCAGGGCGAACTGGGTGCCGAGTTTGCCGCCAGCACCACCCTGGGCGGGCTGATCGCCAAGCTGGACATCAGCTCGGTGGGGCCGACGGCGGCGGAGAAACTGGCGGCCAAGTTCGGTTCGGTCGAAGGCATCATCAACGCCGACTGGTTGGACCTGCGCCAGGCGCTGAATGAAAAGCCGGCCAAGGCCGTACGGGAGTTCTTCGATGTGCCGGGCAATGCCGAGCGGGCCTTGGCGGTCGAAGCGCAGCTGCGTGATTTCGGCATGCACTGGCAGAGCGAGAAAAAGGCTGTGGAAGGCTTGCCGCTGACCGGCCAGACCTGGGTGCTGACCGGTTCGCTGGAACTGATGAGCCGCGACGTCGCCAAGGACAAGCTGGAAAGCCTGGGCGCCAAGGTGGCGGGCTCGGTGTCGGCCAAGACCCACTGCGTGGTCGCGGGCCCGGGTGCCGGCTCCAAGCTGACCAAGGCCAACGAACTGGGTCTCAAGGTGCTGGACGAAGAAGCGTTCGTCGGTTTCTTGAAAACCCACGGTATCGAAGCCTGA